A single window of Achromobacter xylosoxidans DNA harbors:
- a CDS encoding nuclear transport factor 2 family protein yields the protein MQTEHAKATCEAVVLAFFHALDTRRHEAAAALIAPDGTWLRQGQLLTGPREVLAALEARPPQRTTCHVITNLRLLEYDGSRAMMGYFLTAYDSDPQVQGGAPRLVAIRDCQDRLAVHGQDWLLAEKRSRRHLPPE from the coding sequence ATGCAGACCGAACACGCCAAGGCCACCTGCGAGGCGGTCGTCCTGGCCTTTTTCCACGCGCTGGATACCCGGCGCCACGAGGCCGCCGCCGCGCTCATCGCGCCGGATGGCACCTGGCTGCGCCAGGGCCAGCTATTGACGGGACCGCGCGAAGTGCTGGCGGCCCTGGAGGCACGGCCGCCGCAGCGCACCACTTGCCATGTCATCACCAACCTGCGCCTGCTCGAATACGACGGGTCGCGGGCGATGATGGGCTATTTCCTCACCGCCTACGACAGCGATCCGCAAGTGCAGGGCGGGGCGCCGCGGCTGGTCGCCATCCGCGACTGCCAGGACCGCCTGGCCGTCCATGGCCAGGACTGGCTGCTGGCGGAAAAACGCAGCCGGCGCCATCTGCCGCCCGAATGA
- the hpaH gene encoding 2-oxo-hept-4-ene-1,7-dioate hydratase — translation MDAATIKALAQRLDQAERSRTQVRQLSLEHPDITIADAYAIQREWVAAKIAGGRRLVGHKIGLTSRAMQLSSQIDEPDYGALLDDMLFEDGAEIPHDRFIVPRVEVELAFILERRLQGPGVTLFDVLDAVRYVIPALEIIDARSHQIDPDSKRPRKVFDTIADNAANAGVVMGGRPVRVGEVDLRWVGAMMSRNAVIEETGLAAGVLNHPANGVVWLANKLAGYDVALEPGQIILSGSFTRPVFAQRGDTFHVDYGVLGAVSCRFV, via the coding sequence ATGGACGCCGCGACCATCAAGGCGCTGGCCCAGCGACTGGACCAGGCCGAACGCAGCCGTACCCAGGTGCGCCAGCTGTCGCTGGAACATCCCGACATCACCATCGCCGACGCCTACGCCATCCAGCGCGAATGGGTGGCGGCCAAGATCGCCGGCGGCCGCCGGCTGGTCGGCCACAAGATCGGCCTGACCTCGCGCGCCATGCAGCTGTCCTCGCAGATCGACGAGCCCGACTACGGCGCCTTGCTGGACGACATGCTGTTCGAGGACGGCGCCGAGATCCCGCACGACCGCTTCATCGTGCCGCGGGTCGAGGTCGAGCTGGCCTTCATCCTGGAGCGCCGCCTGCAAGGCCCGGGCGTGACGCTGTTCGACGTGCTGGACGCGGTGCGCTACGTGATCCCGGCGCTGGAAATCATCGACGCGCGTTCGCACCAGATCGACCCCGACAGCAAGCGGCCGCGCAAGGTCTTCGACACCATCGCCGACAACGCCGCCAACGCCGGCGTGGTGATGGGCGGCCGGCCGGTGCGGGTCGGTGAGGTGGATCTGCGCTGGGTCGGCGCCATGATGTCGCGCAATGCCGTGATCGAGGAAACCGGCCTGGCGGCGGGCGTGCTGAACCATCCCGCCAACGGCGTGGTGTGGCTGGCCAACAAGCTGGCCGGCTACGACGTCGCGCTGGAACCCGGCCAGATCATCCTGAGCGGCTCGTTCACGCGGCCGGTGTTCGCCCAGCGCGGCGACACCTTCCACGTGGACTACGGCGTGCTCGGCGCGGTCAGCTGCCGCTTCGTGTGA
- a CDS encoding Bug family tripartite tricarboxylate transporter substrate binding protein: MIPLKTSIGIAAACMALAAGPAPAQAADWPTHAITLVVPFAAGGGGDTLARLVAEPLSRELGQSIIVENRPGAGGNIGTAIAARANPDGYTLSYGTNGTQATNHWLYKSPGYAPGDFEPVSRFTVIAAALVVNATDERFKSLAQLLAYAKSHPGELTCGSAGNGTSSHLACELLNQMAGVKIMHIPYKGGSAAMTDLLGGRISLLIDVMPNVSGQIAAGKLRALGVTTPQRVASNPDIPTLSEAGVKGYEFFAWDGLYAPKGTPAAILDKLNAAVNRALQRPEVKQALESRGAIPSPTSRQSLAEFGAEEYTRLGKVVKTAGAAID, encoded by the coding sequence ATGATCCCCCTCAAGACCTCCATCGGCATCGCCGCCGCCTGCATGGCGCTGGCGGCCGGCCCCGCGCCGGCGCAGGCCGCCGACTGGCCCACCCATGCCATCACCCTGGTGGTGCCGTTCGCCGCCGGCGGCGGCGGCGATACCCTGGCGCGGCTGGTGGCCGAGCCGCTGTCGCGCGAACTCGGACAGTCCATCATCGTCGAGAACCGCCCGGGCGCCGGCGGCAACATCGGCACCGCCATCGCGGCGCGCGCCAACCCGGACGGCTATACGCTGTCCTACGGCACCAACGGCACCCAGGCCACCAACCACTGGCTCTACAAGTCGCCGGGATACGCGCCGGGCGACTTCGAGCCGGTCTCGCGCTTCACCGTCATCGCGGCCGCGCTGGTGGTCAACGCCACCGACGAGCGCTTCAAGTCGCTGGCGCAGCTGCTGGCCTACGCCAAGTCGCACCCGGGCGAACTGACCTGTGGCTCGGCCGGCAACGGCACCTCGTCGCACCTGGCCTGTGAACTGCTGAACCAGATGGCCGGGGTCAAGATCATGCACATCCCGTACAAGGGCGGCAGCGCCGCCATGACCGACCTGCTGGGCGGGCGCATTTCGCTGCTGATCGACGTCATGCCGAACGTGTCGGGGCAGATCGCCGCGGGCAAGCTGCGCGCGCTGGGCGTGACCACGCCGCAGCGCGTTGCGTCGAATCCCGACATCCCGACCTTGAGCGAGGCCGGCGTCAAGGGCTACGAGTTCTTCGCCTGGGACGGGCTGTATGCGCCCAAGGGCACGCCCGCCGCCATTCTCGACAAGCTGAACGCCGCCGTGAACCGCGCGCTGCAACGCCCCGAGGTGAAGCAGGCGCTGGAATCGCGCGGCGCGATCCCGTCGCCGACCTCGCGCCAGTCGCTGGCCGAATTCGGCGCCGAGGAATACACGCGGCTCGGCAAGGTCGTGAAAACGGCCGGCGCCGCCATCGACTGA
- a CDS encoding DUF2269 family protein — protein sequence MNAYLTIKTLHILSSVLLVGTGFGTAFYLFFANRSGSVPAIAAVSRLVVRADLWFTTPAVVAQPLTGLWLAHAAGWSWTTPWIAVSIGLYLLAGACWLPVVWLQYEMAKMAARAHTAGATALPARYWRFARCWEWLGYPAFLAMVAVYFLMVVKPAL from the coding sequence ATGAACGCCTATCTCACGATCAAGACCCTGCACATCCTGTCGTCGGTGTTGCTGGTCGGCACCGGTTTTGGCACCGCGTTCTACCTGTTCTTCGCCAACCGCAGCGGCTCGGTGCCGGCGATCGCGGCGGTCTCGCGCCTGGTGGTGCGGGCCGACCTGTGGTTCACCACGCCCGCCGTGGTGGCGCAGCCGCTGACCGGCCTGTGGCTGGCGCACGCGGCGGGCTGGAGCTGGACCACGCCGTGGATCGCCGTGTCGATCGGGCTGTACCTGCTGGCCGGCGCCTGCTGGCTGCCGGTGGTGTGGTTGCAGTACGAAATGGCGAAGATGGCCGCCCGCGCCCACACGGCCGGCGCCACGGCGCTGCCGGCGCGCTACTGGCGCTTTGCGCGCTGTTGGGAATGGCTGGGCTACCCGGCGTTCCTGGCGATGGTGGCGGTGTATTTCCTGATGGTGGTCAAGCCGGCGTTGTGA
- a CDS encoding SDR family oxidoreductase: protein MNILVCGANGFIGHALCQALARDGHRVLKGVRRARHADEIAVDYRVDTTPAAWVDRLRGIHVVINAVGILREGDRGDFDRLHHLAPVALFEAAAQAGVRQVLQVSALGAEGGDTAYFRSKRAADDHLRTLPIAHHILRPALVYGAQGESARFFRALASLPLHALPAGGCQPLRPIHIDDLAEIVVRLVNGAVDAPAVLDLVGDTEVTFKRMLAVYRTSMGFAPAWTLTVPGALVAGTAALCDRLPGSILTRDTWRMLRAGNSGDPAATARALGRPPAGIDAFIGPDEASALRQQALAAWRPALLRGALALIWLWTALCSAFIYPTGDSLALLARVGLHGPVAVAALYLAATLDAVFGVATLWRPGRRLWAAQLALVLGYSAVIAVALPEFLWHPFGPLLKNVAVVALLFILFSEETQS, encoded by the coding sequence ATGAACATTCTGGTATGCGGTGCCAATGGCTTTATTGGCCACGCGTTGTGCCAGGCGCTGGCGCGCGACGGGCATCGGGTCCTCAAGGGCGTGCGGCGGGCGCGGCATGCCGACGAGATCGCAGTGGACTATCGCGTCGATACGACGCCGGCCGCCTGGGTCGACCGCCTGCGCGGCATCCACGTTGTCATCAACGCGGTCGGCATCCTGCGCGAAGGCGACCGCGGCGATTTCGACCGGCTTCATCACCTTGCCCCGGTGGCGCTGTTCGAGGCGGCCGCGCAGGCCGGCGTCAGGCAGGTGCTGCAAGTGTCGGCGCTGGGCGCCGAGGGCGGCGACACCGCTTACTTCCGCAGCAAGCGCGCCGCCGACGACCATCTGCGCACGCTGCCCATTGCCCACCACATCCTGAGGCCGGCGCTGGTGTACGGCGCCCAAGGCGAGTCGGCGCGCTTTTTTCGCGCATTGGCGTCGCTGCCGCTGCATGCCCTGCCCGCCGGCGGCTGCCAGCCGCTGCGTCCGATCCACATCGACGACCTGGCCGAGATCGTGGTCCGCCTGGTCAACGGCGCGGTCGACGCGCCTGCGGTGCTCGATCTGGTGGGCGACACCGAGGTCACCTTCAAGCGCATGCTGGCGGTCTATCGCACATCAATGGGCTTTGCGCCAGCGTGGACGCTGACCGTGCCGGGTGCGCTGGTAGCCGGGACCGCGGCGCTGTGCGACCGTCTGCCCGGCTCGATCCTGACGCGCGATACCTGGCGCATGCTGCGCGCCGGCAACAGCGGCGATCCGGCGGCCACGGCGCGGGCGCTGGGACGCCCGCCCGCCGGCATCGACGCCTTCATCGGCCCGGACGAAGCGTCCGCCCTGCGCCAGCAGGCCCTGGCGGCCTGGCGCCCCGCCCTGCTGCGCGGCGCGCTGGCGCTGATCTGGCTGTGGACCGCGCTGTGCAGCGCCTTTATCTACCCGACCGGCGACAGCCTGGCGCTGCTGGCGCGGGTCGGCCTGCACGGCCCGGTGGCCGTGGCGGCGCTGTACCTGGCCGCCACGCTGGACGCCGTGTTCGGCGTCGCCACGCTCTGGCGACCCGGCCGGCGGCTGTGGGCCGCTCAGCTTGCCCTGGTGCTGGGCTATTCCGCGGTGATCGCGGTGGCTTTGCCGGAATTCCTGTGGCATCCGTTCGGCCCGCTCCTGAAGAACGTCGCCGTCGTCGCGCTCCTATTCATCCTGTTCAGCGAGGAAACCCAATCATGA
- a CDS encoding GbsR/MarR family transcriptional regulator has protein sequence MKLTPIAERFILHWGEMGSRWGVNRTVAQIHALLYLLGRPAPAEEIAETLGVARSNVSNSLKELQAWRLAKVVHVMDDRRDHFETSTDIWELFKLIVEGRRQREIDPTLSMLRDTLASPEMADETPLTAQRVRETLAFLEILTTWSDEMLRMKPETLMKTLGMGAKISKTMRRTKA, from the coding sequence ATGAAACTGACTCCGATCGCCGAACGCTTCATCCTCCACTGGGGCGAAATGGGCTCGCGCTGGGGCGTGAACCGCACCGTGGCGCAGATCCACGCCCTGCTCTACCTGCTGGGCCGGCCCGCGCCCGCCGAGGAAATCGCCGAAACGCTGGGCGTGGCGCGCTCGAACGTCAGCAACAGCCTCAAGGAACTGCAGGCGTGGCGGCTGGCCAAGGTGGTGCATGTCATGGACGACCGCCGCGACCATTTCGAGACCTCCACCGACATCTGGGAATTGTTCAAGCTGATCGTCGAAGGCCGGCGCCAGCGCGAGATCGACCCCACCCTGTCGATGCTGCGCGACACCCTCGCCAGCCCCGAGATGGCCGACGAAACCCCGCTGACCGCGCAGCGCGTGCGCGAGACGCTGGCGTTCCTGGAAATCCTCACCACCTGGTCCGATGAAATGCTGCGCATGAAGCCCGAGACGCTGATGAAGACGCTGGGCATGGGGGCCAAGATCAGCAAGACCATGCGCCGCACCAAGGCGTGA
- a CDS encoding DUF6389 family protein: MNPRDYQSALRRELDAHTDAALRVLAGLFPRLPEKAREIQFGIFPDQDGEGTFSVVIGLDGPDLYVLNKAIEGHRHLFDVVHGETGLTPPVPMFARDPGFCVQDAIADTAADWIEALWERGGRAVSPLPACIYADEDYGTTTPRRLSADAAPALR, from the coding sequence ATGAACCCACGCGACTATCAATCCGCCTTGCGGCGTGAACTCGATGCCCACACCGACGCCGCGCTGCGCGTGCTGGCCGGCCTGTTCCCGCGCCTGCCCGAAAAAGCGCGCGAGATCCAGTTCGGCATCTTCCCCGACCAGGACGGCGAGGGCACGTTTTCCGTCGTCATCGGCCTGGACGGGCCCGACCTGTACGTGCTGAACAAGGCCATCGAAGGCCATCGGCACCTGTTCGACGTGGTGCACGGCGAAACCGGCCTGACGCCGCCGGTGCCGATGTTCGCGCGCGACCCCGGCTTCTGCGTGCAGGACGCCATCGCCGACACCGCGGCCGACTGGATCGAGGCCTTGTGGGAGCGGGGCGGCCGCGCGGTGTCGCCGCTGCCGGCCTGCATCTATGCGGACGAGGACTACGGCACGACCACGCCGCGCCGCCTGTCGGCGGACGCGGCGCCGGCCTTGCGCTGA
- a CDS encoding glutathione S-transferase family protein: MSRWTFYTAPGTCALATHIALQEAGAEFDVVKLDFGAGQQQSPEFLRVNPKGRVPALATEHGVLTETPALLAFVAQRFPAAGLAPLDDPFAFARLQELNSYLASTAHVAHAHKRRGARWADDPAAHEAMRAKVPETMTAVAAYLESQIAGPWALGERFSVADAYLYTIGSWLEGDGVDLARFPALTAYLARVAARPAVQRALAQAKAE; the protein is encoded by the coding sequence ATGTCTCGTTGGACCTTCTATACCGCGCCGGGCACCTGCGCCCTGGCCACCCACATCGCCTTGCAGGAAGCCGGCGCCGAATTCGACGTCGTCAAGCTGGATTTCGGCGCGGGCCAGCAGCAGAGCCCGGAATTCCTGCGCGTCAATCCCAAGGGGCGGGTGCCGGCGCTGGCCACCGAGCATGGCGTGCTGACCGAGACCCCGGCGCTGCTGGCGTTCGTCGCGCAGCGCTTCCCGGCGGCCGGGCTGGCGCCGCTGGACGATCCGTTCGCGTTCGCGCGCCTGCAGGAACTGAACAGCTACCTGGCGTCCACCGCCCACGTGGCGCATGCGCACAAGCGGCGCGGCGCGCGCTGGGCCGACGACCCGGCGGCGCACGAGGCGATGCGCGCCAAAGTGCCGGAAACCATGACGGCCGTGGCCGCCTACCTGGAATCGCAGATCGCCGGGCCGTGGGCGCTGGGCGAACGCTTCAGCGTGGCCGACGCCTATCTCTACACCATCGGCAGCTGGCTGGAGGGCGACGGCGTGGATCTGGCGCGCTTCCCGGCGCTGACCGCCTACCTGGCGCGGGTCGCGGCGCGCCCGGCGGTGCAGCGCGCGCTGGCGCAAGCCAAGGCCGAATAA
- a CDS encoding LysR family transcriptional regulator: protein MCPAPVRPAHALSLAPERMDWNLLRTFMFVVQARGVGRAAQALHLSQPAVSQALKRLEDAVGGMLLHRRNGEFRLTGLGEEIYAIARDMYGAMARIETAALQDRHEVAGTLRLLVMSRIQSVAYDDFLADFHQRHPRIEFHIEVLPSADILDALSKRVPALGLCLCRKPVEALERRLFLRHHYAVVCGRRHPLFSRPRVGIEDLMDQNFVCFASDQIGDTLSPLTIFRDQQGFTGRIVGTSPHIEEVRRMVVAGIGLSFLPEHLIVPDVVNGELRRLPPNESVAEIDVYLAWHRQRKLSAAETAYLEAFERFLARTPLAARAR from the coding sequence ATGTGCCCTGCCCCCGTCCGCCCCGCCCACGCCCTGTCGCTCGCGCCCGAGCGCATGGACTGGAACCTGCTGCGCACCTTCATGTTCGTGGTGCAGGCGCGCGGCGTGGGCCGGGCGGCGCAGGCGCTGCACCTGAGCCAGCCGGCGGTCAGCCAGGCCTTGAAACGGCTGGAGGATGCGGTCGGCGGCATGCTGCTGCACCGGCGCAATGGCGAATTCCGCCTGACCGGGCTGGGCGAAGAAATCTACGCCATCGCCCGCGACATGTACGGCGCCATGGCGCGCATCGAGACCGCCGCGCTGCAGGACCGGCACGAGGTCGCCGGCACGCTGCGGCTGCTGGTCATGAGCCGCATCCAGAGCGTGGCCTACGACGACTTCCTGGCCGACTTCCACCAGCGCCATCCCCGCATCGAATTCCACATCGAGGTGCTGCCCAGCGCCGACATCCTCGACGCCCTTTCCAAGCGGGTGCCCGCGCTGGGCCTGTGCCTGTGCCGCAAGCCGGTCGAGGCGCTGGAGCGCCGGCTGTTCCTGCGCCACCATTACGCGGTGGTCTGTGGCCGGCGCCATCCGCTGTTCTCGCGGCCGCGGGTGGGCATCGAAGACCTGATGGACCAGAACTTCGTCTGTTTCGCCAGCGACCAGATCGGCGACACGCTGTCGCCGCTGACCATCTTCCGCGACCAGCAGGGCTTCACCGGCCGCATCGTCGGCACCTCGCCGCACATCGAGGAAGTGCGGCGCATGGTGGTGGCGGGCATCGGCCTGAGCTTCCTGCCGGAACACCTGATCGTGCCCGACGTGGTCAACGGCGAATTGCGCCGCCTGCCGCCCAACGAGAGCGTGGCCGAGATCGACGTGTACCTGGCCTGGCACCGGCAGCGCAAGCTGAGCGCGGCCGAGACCGCCTACCTGGAGGCGTTCGAGCGCTTCCTGGCGCGCACGCCGCTGGCGGCGCGGGCGCGCTGA
- a CDS encoding histone deacetylase family protein — MKAYFHDDQKLHHPQTYFSRGKMRTPQEVPSRLDALAQAARNLGFDVQAPPDHGQAPLEAVHTPAYLRFLREAHAEWKKLPDDWGDEVVSNVFVRKPNALRGVLAQAARYLADGSCPVGPNTWQSAYWSAQCAIAGADRIAAGDRHAYALCRPPGHHARRDAAGGFCYLNNAAIAAQRLRGTYGRVAILDTDMHHGQGIQDIFYERSDVLYVSIHGDPENFYPVVAGFEDERGAGEGEGYNLNLPMPHGSPESVFFDRLREARAAIERFQPDALVLSLGFDIFEKDPQAMVAVSEDGFERLGREVAGLKLPTLIVQEGGYYIEGLESNAARFFAGLAGT, encoded by the coding sequence ATGAAGGCGTATTTCCACGACGATCAGAAATTGCACCATCCGCAGACCTATTTCTCGCGTGGCAAGATGCGCACGCCGCAGGAAGTGCCATCGCGCCTGGACGCGTTGGCGCAGGCGGCGCGCAACCTGGGCTTCGACGTGCAGGCGCCGCCCGACCACGGCCAGGCCCCGCTCGAAGCGGTGCACACGCCGGCCTATCTGCGCTTCTTGCGCGAGGCGCACGCCGAATGGAAGAAGCTGCCCGATGACTGGGGCGACGAGGTGGTCTCCAATGTCTTCGTGCGCAAGCCCAACGCCTTGCGCGGCGTGCTGGCGCAGGCCGCGCGCTACCTGGCCGACGGCAGCTGCCCGGTGGGCCCGAACACCTGGCAATCGGCGTACTGGTCGGCGCAGTGCGCCATCGCCGGCGCCGACCGCATCGCGGCCGGCGACCGCCATGCCTATGCCCTGTGCCGTCCGCCCGGCCACCATGCGCGCCGCGACGCGGCCGGCGGCTTCTGTTACCTGAACAACGCCGCCATCGCCGCGCAGCGCCTGCGCGGCACCTATGGGCGCGTCGCCATCCTGGACACGGACATGCACCATGGCCAGGGCATCCAGGACATCTTCTACGAGCGCAGCGACGTGCTGTACGTGTCGATCCACGGCGATCCCGAGAACTTCTATCCGGTGGTCGCCGGCTTCGAGGACGAGCGCGGCGCGGGCGAAGGCGAAGGCTACAACCTCAACCTGCCGATGCCGCACGGCTCGCCCGAGTCGGTGTTCTTCGACCGCCTGCGCGAAGCGCGCGCCGCGATCGAGCGGTTCCAGCCGGACGCGCTGGTGCTGTCCCTGGGCTTCGACATCTTCGAGAAGGATCCGCAGGCCATGGTGGCGGTGTCGGAAGACGGCTTCGAACGGCTCGGGCGCGAAGTCGCCGGGCTCAAGCTGCCGACCTTGATCGTGCAGGAAGGCGGCTACTATATCGAGGGCTTGGAGTCGAACGCCGCGCGCTTCTTCGCGGGGCTGGCCGGAACCTGA
- a CDS encoding MFS transporter, whose protein sequence is MRGNSRTGHQPVRASTAAFIGTMIEWYDFYIYATAAALVFGKLFFPSATGFYGTLAAFGTFAVGFFARPLGGALFGHIGDRIGRKKSLVITLLMMGSVTVLIGLLPTYASIGVWAPVLLVLLRIVQGVAVGGEWGGAVLMAGEHSPDKSKRTFFASFAQLGSPAGLILSMLMFKLVTGLDDAAFLTWGWRVPFLFSAVLLVVGFVIRLSVNESPDFLEEKQAQAQRAKPARAPLAQVLTGAPGLLALAVGANVLGIAGFYFTSTFMIAYTTQYVGLNRAVILDCLLVVSIMQFFITPLAAYIASRVGNLRFLATMALVSVFTPYAMFNLVDLGSLSAITLGIGVAVLFMGAYYAVIAGFVSDSFPTAIRYTGISMAYQLSGAIFGGLTPMLGTVLAENFKGQWWPLAVLFSVISLLSLVSVLALGAHGRRHVQFQPEGHRA, encoded by the coding sequence ATGAGGGGAAATTCCAGGACGGGCCACCAGCCGGTGCGCGCGTCGACCGCCGCATTCATCGGCACGATGATCGAGTGGTACGACTTCTACATCTACGCCACCGCCGCCGCGCTGGTGTTCGGCAAACTGTTCTTTCCATCGGCCACGGGCTTCTACGGCACGCTGGCGGCTTTTGGCACCTTTGCCGTGGGCTTTTTCGCGCGGCCGTTGGGCGGCGCGCTGTTCGGCCATATCGGCGACCGCATCGGCCGCAAGAAATCGCTGGTCATCACGCTGTTGATGATGGGCAGCGTGACAGTCCTGATCGGCCTGTTGCCGACCTACGCCTCGATCGGCGTCTGGGCGCCGGTGCTGCTGGTGCTGCTGCGCATCGTGCAGGGCGTGGCGGTTGGCGGCGAATGGGGCGGCGCGGTGCTGATGGCGGGCGAACACTCGCCCGACAAGAGCAAGCGCACCTTCTTTGCCTCGTTCGCGCAGCTGGGCAGCCCGGCCGGCCTGATCCTGTCGATGCTGATGTTCAAGCTGGTGACCGGCCTGGACGACGCCGCTTTCCTGACCTGGGGCTGGCGCGTGCCGTTCCTGTTCTCGGCGGTGTTGCTGGTCGTGGGTTTCGTGATCCGCCTGAGCGTCAATGAATCGCCCGACTTCCTGGAAGAAAAGCAGGCCCAGGCGCAGCGCGCCAAGCCGGCCCGCGCGCCGCTGGCGCAAGTGCTGACGGGCGCGCCCGGGCTACTGGCGCTGGCCGTGGGCGCCAACGTGCTGGGCATCGCCGGGTTCTACTTCACCAGCACCTTCATGATCGCCTACACCACGCAGTACGTCGGCCTGAACCGCGCGGTGATCCTGGACTGCCTGCTGGTGGTGTCGATCATGCAGTTCTTCATCACGCCGCTGGCGGCCTATATCGCCAGCCGCGTCGGCAACCTGCGCTTTCTGGCGACGATGGCGCTGGTGTCGGTGTTCACGCCATACGCCATGTTCAACCTGGTGGACCTGGGCTCGCTGTCCGCTATCACGCTGGGCATCGGCGTGGCGGTGCTGTTCATGGGCGCCTATTATGCGGTGATCGCCGGCTTCGTCAGCGACAGCTTTCCCACCGCGATCCGCTACACCGGGATTTCCATGGCCTACCAGTTGTCGGGCGCCATCTTCGGCGGCCTGACGCCGATGCTGGGCACGGTGCTGGCCGAGAACTTCAAGGGCCAGTGGTGGCCGCTGGCCGTGCTGTTCTCGGTGATTTCGCTGCTTTCCCTGGTATCCGTGCTGGCGCTGGGCGCCCATGGCCGGCGCCATGTCCAATTCCAACCCGAGGGCCATCGAGCATGA
- the mqo gene encoding malate dehydrogenase (quinone), with protein MRKFLKILGSLVVTVVIAVALFLYWPLHQRSVPAPDNDKPLDAVLVGGGIMSVTLATYLQELQPDWRVELFERLDGVALESSNGWNNAGTGHSGFAELNYTPEMPDGSVDIKRAINIAEQFEISRQFWAHQVKTGRLGQPSDFINPTGHMSFVWGDDRIEYLRKRRDALVKSPLFYGMEYSTDPARIRQWAPLLMEGRDASQKVAATYMPLGTDVNFGVITNQLTQGLQRTPNFKLRLQHEVTALRQNGDKTWNVTVKDLKTNQERTVKSRFVFIGAGGASLKVLQLSGIPESKNYAGFPVGGQFLAFDAPAIAGRHEVKAYGMADTDSPPMSVPHLDARKLDGKPVVLFGPFALATTKFLKQGSAFDLFSSVNHNNVASMVDVGLENLDLVKYLVDQAQLTDADRHAQLLKYFPQAKREDWRLVTAGERVQVIKRDPEKGAILQFGTEVVTDKDNTIAALLGASPGASTSPPIMLNLLAKAFPQQMEAGWKARLKEIIPSYGQKLNDSPALTNQIRAMTSQVLHLPYVEVPVPGAAPAAAPTAPATNAPAQPAPGRNANAEMQAL; from the coding sequence ATGAGAAAGTTTCTCAAGATCCTGGGCAGCCTGGTGGTGACGGTGGTGATCGCGGTCGCCCTGTTCCTGTACTGGCCGCTGCACCAACGTTCGGTCCCGGCGCCGGACAATGACAAGCCCCTGGACGCCGTGCTCGTCGGCGGCGGCATCATGAGCGTGACGCTCGCCACCTACCTGCAGGAATTGCAGCCGGACTGGCGCGTCGAGCTCTTCGAACGCCTGGACGGCGTGGCGCTCGAAAGCTCCAATGGCTGGAACAATGCGGGGACCGGCCACTCGGGCTTCGCCGAGCTGAACTACACCCCCGAGATGCCCGACGGTTCGGTCGACATCAAGCGGGCCATCAACATCGCCGAACAGTTCGAGATATCGCGCCAGTTCTGGGCGCACCAGGTCAAGACCGGCCGCCTCGGCCAGCCGTCGGACTTCATCAATCCGACCGGCCACATGAGCTTCGTCTGGGGCGATGACCGCATCGAGTACCTGCGCAAGCGCCGCGATGCCCTGGTCAAGAGCCCGCTGTTCTACGGCATGGAGTATTCCACCGACCCGGCGCGGATCCGCCAGTGGGCGCCGCTGCTGATGGAAGGCCGCGACGCCAGCCAGAAGGTCGCCGCCACCTACATGCCGCTGGGCACCGACGTGAACTTCGGCGTCATCACCAACCAGTTGACCCAGGGCCTGCAGCGCACCCCCAACTTCAAGCTGCGACTGCAGCATGAGGTCACGGCGTTGCGCCAGAACGGCGACAAGACCTGGAACGTCACGGTCAAGGATCTCAAGACCAACCAGGAGCGCACGGTGAAGTCGCGCTTCGTCTTCATCGGCGCGGGCGGCGCCTCGCTCAAGGTGCTGCAGTTGTCCGGCATTCCCGAGTCGAAGAACTACGCCGGCTTCCCGGTGGGCGGGCAGTTCCTGGCCTTCGACGCGCCGGCCATCGCCGGCCGCCACGAGGTCAAGGCCTACGGCATGGCCGATACCGATTCGCCGCCGATGTCGGTGCCGCACCTGGACGCGCGCAAGCTCGACGGCAAGCCGGTGGTGCTGTTCGGCCCGTTCGCGCTGGCCACCACCAAGTTCCTCAAGCAGGGCTCGGCCTTCGACCTGTTCTCGTCCGTGAACCACAACAACGTCGCCAGCATGGTGGACGTGGGCCTGGAGAACCTGGACCTGGTCAAGTACCTGGTGGACCAGGCGCAACTGACCGACGCGGACCGCCACGCCCAACTGCTCAAGTACTTCCCGCAGGCCAAGCGCGAAGACTGGCGCCTGGTGACGGCCGGTGAACGGGTGCAGGTCATCAAGCGCGATCCGGAGAAAGGCGCGATCCTGCAATTCGGCACCGAAGTCGTGACCGACAAGGACAACACCATCGCCGCGCTGCTGGGCGCCTCGCCCGGCGCCTCGACCTCGCCGCCCATCATGCTGAATCTGCTGGCCAAGGCCTTCCCGCAGCAGATGGAAGCGGGCTGGAAGGCGCGCCTGAAGGAGATCATTCCGTCGTATGGCCAGAAGCTCAACGACAGTCCGGCGCTGACCAACCAGATCCGCGCCATGACGAGCCAGGTGCTGCACCTGCCGTACGTGGAAGTGCCGGTGCCGGGCGCGGCGCCCGCCGCTGCGCCCACGGCCCCGGCCACCAACGCGCCGGCCCAGCCGGCGCCGGGGCGCAATGCCAACGCCGAGATGCAGGCGCTGTAG